In Helianthus annuus cultivar XRQ/B chromosome 9, HanXRQr2.0-SUNRISE, whole genome shotgun sequence, the following are encoded in one genomic region:
- the LOC110875909 gene encoding uncharacterized protein LOC110875909, protein MPSDSSSSSSDGVLNDMVIAITQEAINYLREEAKSSTSRTRQPALERDRLGAHERLVQDYFCENPLYDDIQFKRRFRMSCRLFIKISKDLAGEFPFFTQRESASHKIGFSGIQKCTTAIRQLAYGTASDAWDEYLRMSLRMCRDSLILLKISVKVLSLCTGDDI, encoded by the exons ATGCCATCCGATTCTTCGAGCTCTTCATCCGACGGTGTTCTTAACGATATGGTTATCGCAATTACACAGGAGGCGATTAATTATTTGCGAGAAGAAGCCAAATCCTCTACATCACGTACCAGACAACCGGCTCTTGAACGAGATCGGTTAGGTGCTCATGAACGTCTAGTGCAagattatttttgtgaaaatccgtTGTACGATGATATTCAGTTTAAGCGTAGGTTTCGTATGAGTTGTCGTCTTTTCATTAAAATTTCTAAAGATCTTGCGGGCGAATTCCCTTTTTTCACGCAAAGAGAAAGTGCTAGTCACAAAATTGGTTTCTCTGGAATACAAAAGTGTACAACAGCAATTAGGCAACTAGCGTACGGCACAGCGAGTGATGCGTGGGATGAATATTTAAGGATGTCGTTAAGAATGTGTCGTGATTCTCTGATTCTCTTGAAAATTTCTGTGAAG GTGTTATCTCTCTGTACGGGAGACGATATTTGA